The window ATCAAGACTTCCGCCTGGCACGCATGTGTATCCATTTACATGTCAGCTTCCTCAGGGGTGTGTATGAGCCGTCTCCATTTCGGATGTGGTGTTGtgattttttgtgtttgtcgCATAAACTCGCCCCCATATGCTACTTAAGATAAACTCATGTTGACTGAATGACTTGTCAGCTTTAaggagaaaaatatttattgatgatAGATAAATGAACCCAAGGCACATCAATATTGTTTCCTACCATGTGACCACCGGGTTATTGGATCCTTTTAATTTCTTGCATGAAAGTTGAGTGTCTCTTGTCTACAGATTGCATCTCATTGTTTctacttttgttgttttacatcAATGCAGAGACTTCCCGACTACCTTCAGTGGGGCTCATGGAAAAATAACGTACGCCTTGACAGTCAGCATCTACAGACCCTGGCGTTTGTCCAAAGACTTTGTGACAGAATTGAACTTTGTAAACCGGATTAATACCAACGAGCCAGAGCTGCAGGTAAGATCTCTGTGCAGTGTGTAAAGTCTTCCTGGAACACAATTCAGGAATATGCAACATGTAACCATAAAACTGTAACAATAAAGATCTGGAAACTAGACGTTGACACAGTGACCCTCTTTAAGACCGAGCCTCGAGATAAAGTGAAGTGAAGGCTCCGATGATGCTGTACTTCATCAGTGCATATTCTCAGATTAAATTATCAGTTAAATTATCACTGACTTGGGAACACACAGTAAACCTGCAGCTTTGCCTGCCTGCCTTTCACTTCAGGCTTACACAGCTAATGGATGAGATGAGAAATAAATTTCTTATATGCTTTTTATGTCCATTGCTCTGTTGTTTGTCTGCAGGCTCCCCTCTCAGGCACCAACAGCATGACACTGTGCTGCCTGTGGTGTACCTCAGGGCTTATCACAATAAAAGCGAGTTTGGAAAAGAAAGCCTTCGTCCCAGGTACTCTTTCCACCaaccatccattcatccatttgTTTAATGAAATCAGCATAAAGGTTAAGCTCAGAGAAGTCAGTTTAAGTAACAGTGTTTACTCTTCCTCCAGGTGAGACTGTGAGAATATTCTGCATGTGCAGTAATGGTTCATCTCGAACAGCTACACCAAAGGCGAAGCTGCAGCAGAAGCAATTTTTCTACACCCACAACAAGTCCCATCAAAGACTAGTTCAGAGAAATCTGGTGTGTGTGACTGGACAGCCCATCAGCGCTCAAATCTCTGACGTGCGCACTGAGATCATGCTCACTATTCCCAACTTAACGGCACTCACCATCTCCAACTGCAGCATCCTGAAGGTTGATTACATGATTGAGGTCAGTACCAACAACAGACTTTGCTTTTGCAAttaaactttgcttttttaatGCAATCAAATGATGAATTTTAAGTCTgtccatcttgtttttttctcacttacAGTTAACCTTTGGAGTAAGAGCTTCCCCCGACCTCACAGTGCTGTTTCCCATCATCCTTTGCGACACCCCTGTACAGTCTCTTCCCCCAACTTATCAGTGAGTATATTTGAGAATATCTTGAAATGTTTCAAATGCTCTTTGGTTATGTTGTTCTATTTCACGATGTACTGTAATTTCTCTGTCTGACATGTTACTGGGAGAGCGTTATTCCTCAAGGTCTTTGTATCAGGTTCAGTTGGGACCTGTACcacaaagcaagttcaacatacccaaGATATCTTTGctatctggcttcactgagcgTAACATTGGCCATCCAGATAACAAAGCTGGCTATCAAACATCTCAGTaaactctgggttttcctaTCAGCACCGAGCATGTTCATGTGGAAGAGGCAGGGTTGTTAATTATGAGCAgcatcatcagaaccatgaatgaagaacttcatatgatatgagatgaaacagtggtactaaatacctgcagaacAATTTTGTGTCAGGGacagaaaaaagtcatattcaatgaagtgaaatgtaaacgagCCTTTAATcgtacaacagaataagaagctgcagaaacactagaaataatttccaaatattaaaagtaggctaaggcttaaaatacatgtaggaattattatatatgacttaagtatagagtgagtatttttgctatttagttggatgatgaagaaaccgTTCTGattatgtcacataaaaaaacgTTAAAGTAATGCCAGACTGTCtctgctactgaagcaaagagtggaaaaatagttaatgactgatgaggtctatctgacccgaatgttgcatttataatcatgggagccaatgAACAGTAAGGattgtttttataataaaagacaatctttcgtttttattttccagttaCTATCACatagttgtctcatgttattctgagctgcagtgatggaatcagagtgtaaaatcatcatccacactgtcagctgtcactcagGGGATAAAATCAATTTTGCACAataaaaatgcagctaaaatcatcattatgtgtttagtgtcataaatgatctctctgtttgttagaagctttgttttaaaaccagagtggaaatagaaagtctgaagcaataaaatgtttccactgaggTGAGCCACCATTGTaaccctgaaaacccagagttaaacctgaagttacctcactaaccccaaatcctgctttgtAGTACAGGTCTCTGGCCAGGGTACTGAGTATTTACCGTTTACTGCACAACGCACAATTTGTCTTGAAACATCACTTCTGTGattacaaatgttttgtttttgtattgtctgttacttttttaaaatgtcttcaccattattctgtttatttctgtgttatttAGCTGCTTATTTTAGTCTTCAAAGATCAAATGTggtaactgtttattttattatgactTGCTTGATGTTTTATAATTCTCTGTGTGGTTCAATATTTGCCGCCTCAGACATTATATTTTCTTGCCTTACCTCaatatattgtgttattttactTTCAACAGTATGTATTGGTTTTTTACTGTTACGAAGACTGTCAAACATGGTGTCCTCATGTCTTCACAAGACCTATTTGATATTGTTGTCAGTGTTGGTTATCAAACTCTGTTTTGAAGAGCTACTTATTGACATggtaaatatgtaaaaatgtctttgttcttACCACAAGTGACTCTTGAATACAtcagataaaagacaaaaagacaaagctgACTTTGTGGaaaatcaagtcaattttattcatattgccAAATATAACAGAGTTTCctcaaggggctttacaatctgtacagcatacaaCACCCTCTGCCCTTAAACTCTCCCTTTGGAGGGAAAACTCCTCCAAAAAACCCTTTTAATGtgggaaaaaatggaggaaacctCAGGAGGAGCAAGAGAGGGGGGATCCCTCTTCCACGATGGACAGATGTATAGACCAAAAAAGCAAATTGACAATATGGAAAATCGGGATGATAAAAATTATAAGTAGATTGTAAACATTTATGAGGAATATGATTGTGAGGATGTTGAGGGTTAGAGAGAGATGCAATGGCTTTCAGAAAGTTTAATATAGTCTTATTGGCAAGACAGACATGGACTTACTTATGGATTTATCAATTATTAATAAGAAACTGCCTTATAACATCATAATGACATCAgtcattttcagtgtgtgtgtgttttatctacAGTACTGTGTGTACCGTAGATGTTAACTGGAAATTCTTTAAGGAATTTTATTCAATTATATATTATCAGGAATCTACATTGACCTGCTATAAATGTAATGAGAAAAGTAATTagatttaattttgtatttttaataagtTTGTATTTTATCATCTCAACTTCCGTTGTGGGCTTCAACATATTAACAATTGTCATacatattgttttgtgtgtcaagtGACTAGAAACAATTTTTACTTGATAATCTGACTAAATTAGAATTTGAGTACAAGTAGATGAATACTCGGCTGAGCTTTAGTGCCACGCACCAAATTACTTTCTGCTCCCTTCAGCAGAGGCAACACCGCAAGTAATGCGTGAGCTAAACTCAATCTTTTAATTATGTATCATAGTGAGCACCATCAGCTTAATTTCCTTGAGGAAAGCTGCCTCTTCTTTGTTATTCAGCCGGCACTCGTTCTAAGCGAGCCAGTCTGTTAATGCTCACTAAACTTCAGAAGGCTTTTACAGTTCATAACAGCTGCTCCTAACATCCAACCATTTTACTGATTTCTTATGAAAAGTTCAGTATTTGATTCAAATTGCAGACTTCTGCTTTTATATTGCCGCTGTGTGAGAaagatttgaatgtttttttttatacatgacACTAAATGTCAGTATTGACAAGCTCTTATACAGAGTGATTTAACATCTCGACAGCCACAGTTGGTGAGCATATTAACTTGCTTTAGCAGCGCCTCTGGGTTAAGACAGTTTTCCTCTCCCCATCCCCCCTCGTTCTTTCCTGCCACGCTCATCCTGTTACCCCTCCTAATTAAAATGGGTGTGAATACTTTCATGCTGAAAGTACATGAAGTCAAAATACCCTTTCTTTCCCACAGTCACAATTTATTGGCTGTTTGCTATTTCCTACTTTGAAGGTTGGTTTGTCATTTTGTAATGACTCATTATTTAAGGTGAACTTGTCTCAACTGTGCATAAGACTCAGCATACTCTTTTGTTGGCTTTCTCTCTAATGTCAAACCTTTAGAGTCCTGTACGTGTGCAAACATGATTAAAGTTCATATTATGAAGAGACTCATTCGCTCTCTGTAAAAATTTAAAGTATTCTTTGACTTTGTCATCCTATTACAGTAAGATAAACAtatgtaatgttaatattaaacAAAATTTGGATGCTAGTATGCTTTTGTCgagatgtttattatttattatacagTGCTGCtggaaagtttgtgaaccctttagaatttgctctatttctgcataaatatgacctaaacgtgatcagatttccatgcaagtcctaaaactagagACAGatacatcagttaaacaaatgagacaaaaaccttacactcatttgtttatttattgaggaaaatgatccataCATATTCGTGTGTGGCAGATGTctgtgaacctctaggattatcagttcatttgaaggggaaattagagtcaggTGCTTCAATTTAttggatgacaatcaagtgtgagtctgagAGATCCTGCCTtatgtaaagaaaagaaatccgggtcttcactatcaaaatctgagcttcacaacacagttTTTTGGAAGTTTGTCATGGCTTGAACAAAGGAGTTTTCTGAGGAATTaaaagaagagttgttgatgcttaGCAGGctggttacaaaaccatttctaaagagtttggactccatcAGTCAACTGTCAGGTAGATCATGTACAAATTGAAaacatccaacaccattgttgcCCTCCCCAAGAGGGgttgaacaacaaaaatcacaccaagagcaggcgtgTAATAGTCTGGGAGGCCacaagggaccccagggtaacgtcAAGGtaactaaaggcctctcttgcagtggctacagtcagtgttcatgagtccacgatcaggagaacattgaacatcaatggtgtgcagGACAGAATTGCAAGCAAAAAAGCCACtgctctccaaaaagaacattgctgtgGTCTAAGACCACAaggataagccagaaggtgactggaaaaatgttctgtggatggatgagaccaaaatcgaaCTGTTTTGGCTTGAACGAGAAGCATTATGCAAggcgatgagcaaacactgcattccagcataagaacgttaacccatctgtgaaacatggtggtggtatcatggtttgggctgctttgctgcctctggaccaggacagcttgcaatcattgatggagctatgagttctgagttgtaccagcaaattctacaggaaaatgtcaaggtatccatctgtgaactgaagctcaacagaaagtggatcatgcagtaagacaacgacATTAAACGCACAAGCTgctctaccaaagaatggttagagcagaagaaatttaattttgtgGAATGGCCGATCCAAAGTCCTGACCTTTATCTTGTAGAAATCCTGTGAAAGGACCTGAAGTgggcagttcatgcaaagagGCCCACCAACACCCCTGAGTTTAGACTGTTTTGTAAGGAGGAACAgactaaaattcctccaagcagatgtgcagggctgataaacatTTTCCCGaaacgtttggttgaagttattgctgcaaaaggagGTCACACCcgttactgaaagcaagggttaacatacttttgcctcacacaaatatgaaaGATTGGATaaatttcctcaataaataaatgaataaatataatgtttttgtctcatttgtttaattgggttccctttatctagttttaggacatttgtgtaaaaatctgatcatgttttaggtaatatttatgcagaaatagagaaaattctaaagggttcacaaactttcaagcagcactgtttGTTATCAGCCTTTTACAGCTTTCCCTTGGATGAAAATATGGTGCAGTGTATCTGTTATCCTATGGGGGGCAGTGATGTGCTGGATTACAGAGTGACGAGACCCCTCTCTGTACATTCCGTGCTTGCTTTCTGTATCAAatcgttttacccattttttgaTATAATGCCACAAACCTGTCAAATGAGTGTCACTACCACACATATCTCAcatactgtttttgtttctggaTGATAACTATGATGACAAGCACTGACTATATCACTGTCAAAGTTTAAGAAAGTAATAACATCTGTACCAATTCTGCAATGTCACTCTTGGACTGGTGACAGTAACTTGACGACTGGTTTAATCACACACCCACATCTGTGTTCAGGACAGCTTGAAGCACACAACATGAGGCTATAGCTCATTAAAAACTCACTTCTAATTATTTGTTGTACTATAAAGTTCCTCCATAACAGTAACAGGTAATACATTCAACTGTAATAtgatacaattaaaaaaatgtttttgcttttatggtGCAAACTTAAAGCTTTCAAGAAAGTTAATACTCTATACACACCCCAGGTGTCCTGATGCACTTCTCCTGGATTCCATATACTAATATTTAGCTGCGTGTATAGTACTCAGTACGTCGTATTTTTGGGATCATCTGTTCAGTGCATCGGCGCTCTTCTGTCTTGAGATTGTTATTGGTCTTTTGCCTTCACGTCTGATATCTTGTAGAGATTTGCATACACTGAAATAGCTACATGTTTAGCCCACACAATCTGTACCTATGATGTGTTTGAGATGTGTCTATATATCCTCATGTAGACACATCTACATATAACCAGCAGTGGTCTGTAGTAGCATATGCTGCCAGTAATGCTGTGGCCACCCACACACAGAAAGTGCCTCATTCATTAAACTATATTGTTTTACCACTGCATTCTTTTATGCAAGGAACatgtaaataattttatttgtatgcaTAGATACAACATAAGAAACCTTTGTCCTCACCTGGCAGTTGCCACAGCAGTATTAGTTAGTCAGGTCTTTTGCTTAGCAGTCAGATATTATgtcaaaaactgtaaaaagctTTTCAGTGGGTTATAACCGCATAAACAGAAGTGATGTTTTCACCAGTGGTGATTACATTACAGGACAAATTACATCAGAACTGGTGAAAGACTGCAAAATAGATGCGCTCTATGTGCAGCTGAGAAGAAGTTGAATAGACTGAAATGCATGAACAAACGGTCATAACGTAccataagaaaaagaaatactttAGTATCAAGAAATGTATCATTCAGAAGGGCCAAGGTAAGGTAAGTAGGTCATTTATGTCAGTCAGTCTTGTGTGGCTCTTAAAAAAGCATTTACATATgatataaaacttttttttcagcttttttctttttttgaatatCGCACCAAAATGTTGCATCTTCTCTTTCTGTGCCTTCcatttttatctaatttttATCACACATTTGTCTTATATCTTTGTATCCTTTTGTGGTACTTACTAATTTTAACTGGCGAGATTTAAGGTTGTTCAGTCTCACCATCATCATTCAAAAAAAGATACATATCAGAGGACTGAAGAAAATCAAGACCCtaacaaaccaaacattcaagttatatgtgatgtgtttgatgtctttaacaatggaaacacaaagagattaaaacagaaacagtttgtTGTTAAACATTCTTCCACTTCTGTCTTCCTGATTCCTCTTGGGAACAATTAACAAAGACCATTAGTGTCCAAAGAGTAGTATTAGAGTTGTAATAATTTATGGTCACATTTACAAACTTTGCAATAGCAATTGATAAAAGCCCCATTAAATGACTTCATTTGAATGTTTGTCAGGTAATAAAACTGTTGGCCAGGGCTGCCATGTCTACCCATTCACCTTTCAGATCCCTGTACACCGAGTTTTGTCTAAAAATGTAAACCTGTATTGCAGTTCCTCTTGATGCTTTGTAACTATCAACTCTAGACAATCTACATATAAGTGCTACTGAAAGACAACTGTCTCTTGTCCAGTCTGTTTGGAGACAAGCTCTCcgctactttttaaaaatctaaatcgAAGTGAAGCTCATCACTCCAGCATCAAAATGTACTTCTTGTAGTAACCCTTGCATTATTGATCAGCTCCTTTAATCAATTGAGTGATTTGACTGCCACTAAAATACGTTCCTCACTTGATCTCACGGTGTCGTCTTAATCATGAAGTCTGAGCAACAATGTGAGTTCTCTGGATAAGAGAGTTTtctaattaataaataataatcaataaagagTATGGCTTTGACTACTATATGATTGgttcttttaaatataataaataaaatatgaaaaagcataaTTTATAGCTCCTCTCTGAAACACCCCAGAGACACACAACTTTGAGAATTTATATTCTTTCCATATCCATTTTATTAATCTCCCAACAGAAGACTTAAAATGACCAACTTAAAAACTATGATAACTATGTCACACAGATCTCTAAATATGGAACATAATTTCTTGGTAACCTGATATACGTAAATCAATAttatggaaaaagaaagaggtccagcctaaaaaaaaagcaaaagagctGAAGGCAAACTTTTGAATCCCACATATATGTTGCTTACCCCCCTTACTCTCCTTACTTATAGAGAAGAGTGCAAATGTTAACAAAACATCACATTGCACATCACAAGGCACCTCTGTGGATCCATAAACTATTCTCATTCATAATtggaaaatatttgaataaactgtTCATTACGGGACAAACCACAAACCACAAGGTAAACATTCAGTCAGAAGACCAGCTGTTGCCAAACTCTATTGTTATCATTGAGTTGTATTTGCTTTCCACTGGGAAATAAAACCTGTTTGAGTCGCATGCTGGTTGTGATTAGGACAGGAAGCTTATGTAATGTTCAAAAGCAGAAGATCATTTCTTTATTGCCGGGTGCGTCTTTGTCTACAGCAAATTTCACAGGTTCTCTTCACCTGTCAACTGATGTCATGTCAACAAGGTtgcttgtgtatttgtgtagaCAGTTGATGGAAGGACATAAAGAAGATTTTGGGTGACAAACCTTCCAAAAGTTTGattgttgttgggtttttgtGTGAAAGAGATTACTCACTTTATAAATATCGATACTTATCATGTACATGCTCAAAAGTATAAAAATTCTTAACAAATTTTGAAaaatttctgaaaatattttaacatgttaaataataatttataattttatgtatttttttttagcttataTTACACATGACTGATGTCTTGCTGGTTTTTCATAATCACAACATATCATAATGCATGGTAAACATTTCTGTAAAccttcataatgcattatgATACAGCAAACACTGAGGGATACTTCAGTATGTCTTATTTCAGCCTGTGCTGCATGTCCATAGGCTTAACATGAAGGTGTTTTCATTTGAACCATTGCACCAGATACCTTTCACTTTGCCATGGATTTACAAGTTAAGCTTGTATTTTAACAGTATGCATGTAATATAACGCTGCAGCGAATATTTGAGTTGTGCtgtctgaaaaaacaaagacattcagtCATCTTTTCATTTATCAGGCCTCAAATCTGTACTGTATTCTGCACGGCAATTCCTCCCTAAgtgatttataatttaatatttaattaaacatCTGGTTATAATGTTATGTCGTCCAGGTGCTTACAGGCTTGGCAATTAACATGCTGGCTCAGTAAAAGTCACTTTATCATAGGCTACCTTATACGTTTTGTGTTATGCAGCATTGTGTAACAAACTGATATATTAACTTTTTGAGATATCAAATCAACAACAAGACAGAGAAACATTTGAAAGGTGACTGGAGAGGATAGGTAGGCTATAGTTTAAGTGCATTAATAGATAACTAAATGCATGGGGCGGGGGGCGTTATCGCGGGAAGTTGTCCCTTGGCATTGAGACACGCCCTTCGCAGACGGTTCCTGTTTGCCCCACATTCCTTTGGAAGTTTCACAGTTTACGCTGCACACCATGTCTTCTACCGTGAAGAGCTTCAAAGTCACCTACAATCCTCTTAATGGGAGAAACACCTTTACCAATGGCGACCTCGTGACAGGCCAAGTGACGCTGGAAGTGGAGAAAGATTGCCAAATAGAATCCCTGTCAATTAAATTCAAAGGGAAAGCCGAAGTCATGTGGACCGAGAAGCACGGCAAAGTTACTGTTGTCTACCACTCCAAAGACAAGTATTTCAGCGTCAAACATTACTTTATCCGAGACAAATATAGCCAAGGTAagtgacttttcatctagttcAAACTTCTGCTCGTTTCTGCATGCAAAGAAGTTTAACCTGCATACAGTAAAGATGAGATTATATCTATTCTAAAAAACAGAGTTAAACCTTTCAGATAGATCGACTGCTTTGCGGAAAGGCTCGGGGTTGAGGTTACGGTCTCAGTTTGTAACGGTTGTTGTGGATGGATGCCAACACACGATAAGAAGCTGTGCAAAATAAGCGTCTTCTTCCGCTGTGGGCTGgacttttaatgttttgtaaCAGATGAAAGTTGAGATGGATGATGGTTGACACGGAAAACATATGGAAAAGTACATATAAGATAATCTAATATATTATCTGTAATTTCGTTATAATTTTGTATAAAACACTATAGTTATACTGTCAAAATAGGATTCCACCTAGAGTTGGAAAGATTAGTTAATaaattagtcgatcgacagaaaagtAATCGGCGACTAtgttgataattgaataatcatttaagtcatttttcaagcacaaatACCAACATTTCCTTAGTCCAAGGCTCTCAAATGTTTAGAGTTTGTGGATTTTCCTGGTcttagaaaaatgtaaatttgataTTTGGGTGTTTTTGACTGCTGATGACGTCACTTTGGACTTCAGGATGTTTTGATGagtgtttcaggtgtttttcaccattatctgatgttttatcgaccaaatgattaatcagtaatttgttaaaataattgGCATATTAAtggataataaaaaataattggtccaccaaatgtaaatatatggTTAGAACTAAAACAACTACcctattaatcatttagttcCTTGACGTTTTTGGAAGCAAGAATGTAAACAAATCTTTACGTTTGGCTTCTGAactttcttgctttttttttgttttatgtgataataaactgaacatctttgattttggggtattattattattattattattattatattgattcaacaaaataatttgCAGACAAACTGACAtgtcaatcatttttgtttgcaGCCTTATACGTGGTAATATTTTTTTGCCCAAGTATCAAATATTGATTAAGTGTGTTCCTTTTTTAGAAGACGACCACCAAACATCACTGATAAATCAGAATGGAGAAATATGTAAGTATTTCACAGTCGTGTCTCAGTCTGTGCTGAGGCCccggtgtgtttctgtgttgtggCTTTTAATCAGTTTAGAACAGCTTGATAGAGATTTCAAATGCAGCAGTCATATTTTTTCAGATGTGATTTCTCATCTACTTGATTAGATTTTTCAAATTTACAACCCCAGTTACCTCTAGGCTTAGTGAGCTGAGGGACCTTGTTGATCACACACTCTGTTGTCCAATCACAAACCTGTAACAATCCATATTTGCCATTAGCAAAGTACTGCAAGtgtacattttctgtctgtttttttttttttttaaccaaggAGCTTGTGAAAAAGTGTTTAGAAGCTTGAAGGAGAagtttgtatttatatctgaccagctgctggagaagcGTGTTCAAACAGCTCTGATTGAAAGTTTAAACTGCTTAGTACCCCCAACCCAAAGTCCCCCTACAACTAAATGGCCAATCCTGAGAACttgtaaaagctgtaaaatagaCAGATGTCTGAACATTCCTTTCATTACCAACAGCAAGTCTTGTTGTTTATCAGACAGCGATGTTGTTGCTCCAGGGTGCCATGTCTACCCATTCACCTTTCAGATCCCTTCTCAGTAAGTAATCATTATTTTAATGGTTCCAAAATGTGTTATAGCCCTTTATCCTCTCCATATGTAGTTTTTCAAACACTGACCCAAGTCATATAATTTGGAAATATGGTACTTGAATAATCTTctgaaaaaacagttttgtcagaTTTTGCAACCACCAAgaaacagcagtgtgtttttatagaaGTGTGTCACAGACTTACAATTCATGTAAAATTGTCCTTCTGGCCTTCCGATGTTGTGCATTAGGGAAATGCCCTCCTCCTTCAAGGCTTATACCGGTAATATTGTGTACTTGCTGGAAGCCAACCTGAGTAGATCAATGAGGATGAACAAGAAGGATTCAACTAAGCTCAACTTTGTGTCGAACGTGGACATGACCAGTGACCCTGAACTAATGGTAAGTGCTGAGTTACATCTTTATCATTCTTGTCAttccaacagaaaaaaaatctgtgtggGTTAGTTGTGGCAGCTGAATGACTAAAACTCAATCCTTATCTAGTACCTGCATGGACATGTAGGTGTTTGCCTTCAGCAGACCCACGCTGCAT of the Thunnus maccoyii chromosome 9, fThuMac1.1, whole genome shotgun sequence genome contains:
- the LOC121904154 gene encoding arrestin domain-containing protein 3-like, which codes for MFEQTFKNFIMNFTALNERNTVSSGDLIRGNLSFELSKEIKITSIMMTLTGMARVHWSTGGGGGRKRRSHRRHFNAKLDFFNLKTAIVQENNAVGGTSRLPPGTHVYPFTCQLPQGDFPTTFSGAHGKITYALTVSIYRPWRLSKDFVTELNFVNRINTNEPELQAPLSGTNSMTLCCLWCTSGLITIKASLEKKAFVPGETVRIFCMCSNGSSRTATPKAKLQQKQFFYTHNKSHQRLVQRNLVCVTGQPISAQISDVRTEIMLTIPNLTALTISNCSILKVDYMIELTFGVRASPDLTVLFPIILCDTPVQSLPPTYQ